The following are from one region of the Methanosarcinales archaeon genome:
- a CDS encoding TRAM domain-containing protein, which produces MFRNQESSAPVDVGESYDVSIEDVAREGDGIARVEGFVIFVPDTKVGDEVTIKVSKVMRKFAFAEKV; this is translated from the coding sequence TTGTTTAGAAATCAGGAATCAAGTGCTCCGGTAGATGTCGGAGAGAGCTATGATGTGTCCATCGAAGATGTTGCAAGAGAAGGCGATGGTATTGCCAGAGTTGAAGGATTTGTAATCTTCGTACCAGATACAAAAGTAGGCGATGAAGTAACGATAAAAGTTAGTAAAGTGATGCGAAAATTCGCATTTGCAGAAAAAGTATAA